The segment TTAAAAGCCGCCGTGTAGGCGGGGCAACTTTTCAGGTGCCTATCGAAATAAAAGAAAACCGCCGCGAGGCCCTTGCTATGCGCTGGGTTATTATTGCCGCTCGTAAACGACACGGCCGCAGTATGGCCGAGAAATTAGCCAACGAATTTTTAGATGCTCATAACAATACCGGCGCCGCCTTTAAAAAGAAGGAAGATACTCATAAAATGGCCGAAGCTAACAGGGCTTTTGCTCACTTTAAGTGGTGGTAGATAAAAAACTCCCTTTTGGGAGTTTTTTAATTGAAAGGTGAAAACTGAAAGTTGAAAATGGACGCTCCTGCCTTTGTCATTGCTGTATATGTTAAGCTATTCGAGGACAAGCTATAATGAAAGAAGGAGAAAGTTATGGCAGGTTCAAGGAATGAAATAGGGACACTAAACTCTTTAACGAAAGGGTTTATTCG is part of the Spirochaetaceae bacterium genome and harbors:
- the rpsG gene encoding 30S ribosomal protein S7, with translation MPRKKYDKIVRIIEADPKYKSEMLNRFVGRMMLDGKRSICMNILYEAMEIVGTKSQKDAYEVVVKAFENVKPLVEIKSRRVGGATFQVPIEIKENRREALAMRWVIIAARKRHGRSMAEKLANEFLDAHNNTGAAFKKKEDTHKMAEANRAFAHFKWW